The Vitis vinifera cultivar Pinot Noir 40024 chromosome 18, ASM3070453v1 region AATTACACGGTTTGCTACTGCATTTCTTACTCTCCAAAGTATTTATAAGCAAAAGCAAGCTCTTATAGCAATGTTCTCCTCAGAAAAATGGTGTTCAAGCACATGGGCTAAAAAGGTAGAAGGTGTGAAAACTCGAAGTACAGTGttgtttgatccaaatttttggcCTCATGTTGCTTTTTGCATAAAGACCACTGTTCCATTAGTTAGTGTCTTGAGAGAGGTTGATTCAGAGGAAAGACCAGCCATgggttatatttatgagttgatgGATTCAGCTAAGGAGAAGATTGCATTTAATTGTGGGGGCATGGAGAGAAAATATGgcccaatttggagaaaaattgatGCAAGATGGACTCCGCAACTTCATCGACCTTTACATGCAGCAGGCTATTATCTTAATCCTCAATTGCGGTATGGAGATAAGTTCTCTAATGTTGATGAGGTGAGGAAGggattatttgaatgcatggatAGGATGTTGGATTATCAAGAACGTTTAAAAGCTGACATTCAGTTGGACTCATATGACCAAGCAATGGGTGAATTTGGGAGTCgtattgcaattgattctcgaACATTAAGAAGTCCTACAAGTTGGTGGATGCGTTTTGGGGGTTCAACACCGGATTTGCAAAAGTTTGCTATTCGAGTCCTTAGCCTTACTTGTAGTGCTTCgggatgtgaaagaaattggagcacatttgaatcggtaatacttctatttttgcaaatttttatacatatatttctatttcaatgttagagaactttatttcattttaacacataaaattgtttcttttattatttgtagatccatacaaaaaaaagaaatagacttgaacatcaaaggttgaatgctctagtgtatgtaaggtacaacactagattgagagagcgaagtctacaaaggaaacaaaatgttgatcCAATCTTGGTAGAGGagattgattctgatgatgaaTGGATTGCGGAGAAAGAAGATCCCCTCCTCCCCCTTGATCTTTGTTGGCTTCAAGATAATGAATTATTCAATGTTGATGCCATTAGAGTTGTGTCATCCAACTCCCAAGAGACGCAAGCATCATCGGATCATATGGTTTCTTCACATTCCtacaaaaggaaacataatgaagtaccaagtaagtacccaaaaattgaaatcataaatttgattaaatttaataaaaaaacttttaatatttacacATAATTAATACTTTATGTTAGGTACAAGTGGAGGCAAAGGCAAAGAGAAGGAATTGAATTTGACAccaattgatgaagatgaagatttagaTGAAATGGGGATACATGATAGTGGACATTTTCCTACTATTGATACattggatgaggatgatgatgaccttggagaggaggatttaagttgaaacaatttactctagttgttatttcatgacttagttatggattttttgtaaaagtttagaactattattatggttgactctattttctatttcatgacttagttttggctttttgttaaagtttgaaactattagtatagttgaatctataatctattttatgaatttgttatggttttttgtgaaagtagggaactagtatgtttttttttatgattctaatgaattgttttcatgtttttatttatgctattttattttatatattttaaaatattaattaattatatatagtaAGGCTCAAAAAGCTTACGCCTCAACGCCTCGAGGCTTACGCCTCGCCTCACGAACACAAAAACGCCTCGCCTTACGCTttcgcctttaaaaactttggtcTTCACAGAAGGTATGGGGTGGAACAAGCAAATCTTATCAGACATGCTGAGGACAGAGATGAGCTTTCTAAAGGGATGTGATATCCAGTTATGCCCTTCTTCTAAGCACACTTCTAAcccttcttttttgttttttatcagGGGAATTTGAAGGTTGTTGAGTTTATTTTGACTGGTCAGGTGGATTAACCTACCAATTCAGGGGTGTTGGTGGAGAATTGTATCTCTCCTAAGTATTTTTGATTGACTGCTGTCAATGACAcccttttttctctcctttttttcttgAAGGACAGTTGCCTTTTTATCTTCCTAATAGCAGTGGTAATACAGTTTTACCTGTTCTGGCTTCCCCTCTAGCTGTGATGTGAACCAATCAAGTGCTTTATATACTAGTGCCAAAAGAAGTCCAGATCCTTGAGTCTCCTCCATGACTACTTGACTGGTGCTAGGCTCTAACCTAGAGAAATCATCATTGATTTTCATGCATCCTCTTCACTTGGCCATGGGGTTAAGAAGGAGATGAACTGGTCCACAGAGAAATGAGTGTTAGGCTCCTGATGGCTTGCATGAGCCTTAGGTTAAGGTCCATTTCCAATCTACTCGGAAAGCTCTAGATAAAAAATCTTTTGGTTTTGTTACTTTTTTACAGGAAAAAATTCAAGTTGTCTAAACTCTATATAGAAAGGTATGATATAGCTCTTTTAGGTTAGTTTCTTAATGAAGATTATCAGTTAGAACTTTTGAGGGCTGGGTTCTAGGATGAGAAGTTTACTTAAGAAGTTTTGTCCAAAGCCATGGAGGTTATTGTGTTTCAAGAAACCAAAGTGGAGCAGATTAATAGGAAAGTGATTGTATATATTTAGGAATCTAGACATGAGCAGTGGAATTTCCTTCCTTCTTGTGGAACTTAtgttattctttttatatagGATCCTCACTCTCCAAATGGAAGAGATCTAACTTTTCGGGCCCTTCTTGTgacctattttttaaaaaggtgaTTTGAAgaactttttatattattttcatctatgTTCTTAATAAACCATGCCTTAGAGGGTATTTCTAGGAAGAGCTATGTAATTCTACATTTGGTTTATCtgtattgtatttttattttaagttttgacaaaaaatatgaGGGGTCTAGAATGCTTCATAGCACGAGGGACTTAACAACTCTTTTAGGGATTGTGTTGTGATTGACTCTTCCCTTAGGAATGTTTCCTTAATTTGGTCTCTTTTAAAAGACAACCCTTTTTGGGAAGGGCGacattgatttttgttttctaatgaATGGGACATTATATTCCTAGTATTATCCAAGATGCAATACCTATGCCTATCTCAGATCATTGTCCCTTGCTTGTGGATTCCAATACATTATGTAGGACCTATACTTTCCaccttgaaaatatttggtttttccaCATGGAGTTGGGTGAAGTATCAAAAGTTGGTGGGACATGTATTATGTATTAGGTTTTGGAGGGTTGTAGATTTACACAAAAGCTTGAATTATTTTACCATTCAAACAAAAAGTTCAaaagaaacatatttttatgCACCTTAGGGAGAGGAAGTAGGATTGATGCTCTTCAAGGGTTGGGCTAGATGTTGGAGTGCCTCAAGATTTAAAGAGTGCCTAGGAAATATGAGCTTGAGGAAGTAATGCTTGAAAAAGACCTAAGTTGGTGGAAAACATCTTAGGGGAAATGGATCAAAAAAGggatttataattttaa contains the following coding sequences:
- the LOC100247959 gene encoding uncharacterized protein LOC100247959 isoform X1, which produces MSSSDSKNSRKDFVWKYVIEVSGEQYLRCKFCNQRCTGGVNRLKHHLAGTHHGMKPCSKVSEDARLECKEALANFKDQKTKRNELLQEIGMGPTSMHESALSKTIGTLGSGSGSGSVSGSGEPIPRGPMDKFTTSQPRQSTLNSKWKQEERKEVCRKIGRFIYSKGLPFNTVNDPYWFPMIDAVANFGLGFKPPSMHELRTWILKEEVNDLSIIMEDHKKAWKQYGCSIMSDGWTDGKSRCLINFLVNSPAGTWFMKSIDASDTIKNGELMFKYLDEVVEEIGEENVVQVITDNASNYVNAGMRLMEKRSRLWWTPCAAHCIDLMLEDIGKLNVHATTLSRARQVVKFIYGHTWVLSLMRTFTKNHELIRPAITRFATAFLTLQSIYKQKQALIAMFSSEKWCSSTWAKKVEGVKTRSTVLFDPNFWPHVAFCIKTTVPLVSVLREVDSEERPAMGYIYELMDSAKEKIAFNCGGMERKYGPIWRKIDARWTPQLHRPLHAAGYYLNPQLRYGDKFSNVDEVRKGLFECMDRMLDYQERLKADIQLDSYDQAMGEFGSRIAIDSRTLRSPTSWWMRFGGSTPDLQKFAIRVLSLTCSASGCERNWSTFESIHTKKRNRLEHQRLNALVYVRYNTRLRERSLQRKQNVDPILVEEIDSDDEWIAEKEDPLLPLDLCWLQDNELFNVDAIRVVSSNSQETQASSDHMVSSHSYKRKHNEVPSTSGGKGKEKELNLTPIDEDEDLDEMGIHDSGHFPTIDTLDEDDDDLGEEDLS